The Thermodesulfobacteriota bacterium genome window below encodes:
- a CDS encoding DNA methyltransferase, producing the protein MGKLPEGQGQLPLINDVDDGSEGEKGPVECLGMTFENDEARREYFLDKLREKLKDPEFRKIEGFPIGEDEDILALSDPPYYTACPNPWIGEFVKIYGKKYDPNEPYHREPFAADVSEGKNDPVYNAHTYHTKVPPKAILKYILHYTEPGDLVFDGFCGTGMTGIAAQLCGNSILGSGIRKSILCDLSTIATFISGTLNKGIDQSIRLKNMINIIERLEQQLSWLYETKHKEKTIGKINYIVWSEVFICSNCSSEIVFYEASNHKDKDSNDFLTCKSCYATHEKRKLERAYETIIDYFSNNPIKQTKQVPVLINYSIGGKRFEKQPDNFDLTLIKKINDTNLHQWFPSNEIPKIERYYKDGLHLINITHTHQFYTKRNLLCASTLYEKLKFNVQKLIFTSFCERHIVKRNRWLPTGPTRPLNNTLYFPPLYVEVNVFEIAKRKLKDYLKAYEIVKNFKDSIVTCQSSTAIPSIPDSSIDYIFTDPPFGWNLIYSELSFLWESWLKLITNNKNEAIVNLQAHKTLDDYRKLMARCFSENFRVLKPGRWMTVEFHNSSNIVWQSIQEALMIAGFVIADVRTLDKKQGSINQDYYRAGAVKQDLVISVYKPNSGVEERFKLEAGTEEGVWDFIRTHLKQLPVFVLKGERAEIIAERQNYLLFDRMIAFHVQRGVMVPISAGDFYAGLAQRFPERDGMYFLPEQVAEYDKKRMSVKEVLQLELFVLDEASAIQWLKQQLTKRPQTFQELHPQFIKEIGGWQKHEKPLELSEMLEQNFLRYDGKGEVPSQIHSYLSTNFKDLRNLSKSDPSLLARAKDRWYVPDPNKAGDLEKLRERSLLKEFAEYRESKQSRLKVFRLEAVRAGFKKAWQDKDYTTIIEVAKKIPENVLQEDPKLLMWYDQALTRTGMEE; encoded by the coding sequence ATGGGTAAATTACCAGAAGGACAGGGACAGTTGCCTCTTATAAATGATGTGGATGATGGTTCGGAGGGGGAAAAAGGTCCCGTTGAATGTCTTGGCATGACTTTTGAGAATGATGAGGCGCGGCGGGAGTATTTTCTGGATAAGTTGCGGGAGAAACTGAAAGACCCTGAGTTCAGAAAGATTGAAGGGTTTCCTATTGGTGAGGATGAGGATATACTTGCGCTTTCTGATCCGCCTTATTATACTGCATGTCCCAATCCGTGGATTGGGGAGTTTGTTAAGATTTATGGGAAGAAGTACGATCCAAATGAACCTTATCATAGGGAACCATTTGCGGCAGATGTGAGTGAAGGGAAAAACGATCCTGTATATAATGCACACACTTACCATACAAAAGTTCCTCCCAAAGCTATTCTAAAATATATCCTTCATTATACTGAACCTGGAGATCTTGTTTTTGATGGGTTCTGTGGAACAGGAATGACTGGAATAGCAGCTCAGTTATGTGGAAATTCTATATTAGGTTCCGGAATAAGAAAATCAATTTTGTGTGATTTATCTACAATTGCAACATTTATTTCTGGCACATTGAACAAAGGCATTGATCAAAGCATAAGATTAAAAAATATGATTAATATCATAGAGCGTTTAGAACAACAATTAAGTTGGCTATACGAAACCAAACATAAAGAAAAAACAATCGGAAAAATTAATTACATTGTGTGGTCCGAAGTATTTATTTGTAGTAATTGTTCTTCAGAAATTGTATTTTATGAGGCGTCAAATCATAAAGACAAAGATTCAAATGACTTTCTCACCTGTAAATCTTGCTACGCAACACATGAAAAAAGGAAGCTAGAACGCGCTTACGAAACTATTATTGATTATTTTAGTAATAATCCCATAAAACAGACAAAACAGGTACCTGTGTTGATTAATTATAGTATCGGAGGCAAGAGGTTTGAAAAACAGCCAGATAATTTTGATCTCACTTTGATCAAGAAAATAAATGATACCAATCTTCATCAATGGTTTCCTTCTAATGAAATACCAAAAATAGAAAGATACTATAAAGATGGATTGCATCTCATCAATATTACTCATACGCACCAATTTTATACCAAACGCAATTTATTATGCGCTTCCACACTATATGAAAAATTGAAGTTTAATGTCCAAAAATTAATATTTACATCTTTTTGTGAGCGCCATATAGTAAAGAGAAACCGTTGGCTTCCAACAGGACCAACAAGACCTTTAAATAATACTCTTTATTTCCCCCCACTATACGTAGAAGTTAATGTTTTTGAAATAGCTAAGAGAAAACTAAAGGATTATTTAAAAGCATATGAAATAGTGAAAAACTTTAAAGATTCAATAGTGACATGCCAAAGCTCAACTGCTATTCCTTCCATACCAGATTCTTCAATCGATTATATTTTTACAGATCCACCGTTTGGGTGGAATTTAATATATTCGGAATTGAGTTTTCTATGGGAATCCTGGTTGAAGTTAATAACAAATAATAAAAATGAAGCTATCGTTAATCTACAGGCACACAAAACACTAGATGATTATAGAAAACTTATGGCAAGATGCTTCTCTGAGAATTTTAGAGTATTGAAACCAGGAAGATGGATGACCGTTGAATTTCATAACTCCAGCAATATTGTTTGGCAATCTATTCAAGAAGCACTAATGATAGCAGGGTTTGTTATAGCAGATGTTCGGACATTAGACAAGAAGCAGGGTTCAATAAATCAAGATTATTACAGAGCAGGCGCGGTAAAACAGGATCTCGTTATCTCTGTTTACAAGCCAAACAGCGGCGTAGAGGAGCGCTTCAAACTTGAGGCTGGGACAGAAGAAGGGGTATGGGATTTCATCCGCACTCACTTGAAACAACTACCTGTTTTCGTTTTAAAGGGAGAACGCGCGGAGATTATCGCAGAACGCCAAAACTACCTCCTCTTTGATCGCATGATCGCCTTCCATGTTCAGCGAGGGGTTATGGTTCCAATCTCTGCTGGCGACTTTTATGCAGGTTTGGCACAGCGCTTTCCAGAACGTGACGGAATGTATTTCCTTCCTGAGCAAGTTGCAGAATATGACAAAAAACGGATGTCTGTCAAAGAAGTCCTCCAGCTTGAGCTCTTTGTGCTAGACGAAGCTTCTGCTATACAATGGCTCAAGCAACAGTTGACAAAGAGACCACAGACTTTTCAAGAGCTTCACCCACAGTTCATCAAAGAAATAGGCGGTTGGCAGAAGCACGAAAAGCCTCTCGAGCTTTCAGAGATGCTTGAACAGAACTTCCTGCGCTATGACGGAAAGGGTGAGGTGCCCAGTCAGATTCATAGTTATCTTTCAACTAATTTCAAGGATTTGCGCAATCTCTCCAAGAGTGATCCTTCCCTGCTGGCAAGAGCAAAAGATCGCTGGTATGTGCCCGATCCCAATAAAGCAGGAGATCTGGAGAAATTGCGAGAGCGGTCCCTTTTGAAAGAATTTGCTGAATACAGGGAATCAAAGCAGAGCCGCCTGAAAGTATTCCGTCTTGAAGCAGTTCGTGCCGGATTCAAGAAAGCCTGGCAGGACAAAGATTATACCACTATCATTGAAGTGGCAAAGAAGATCCCTGAAAATGTGCTCCAGGAGGACCCAAAGCTTCTTATGTGGTATGATCAGGCTCTCACTAGAACTGGTATGGAGGAATAA
- a CDS encoding putative DNA binding domain-containing protein — translation MNREELIKRIGGYEWNDVEFKSAQRGVPDDAYKTVSAFSNTSGGWLVFGVKEASGIYEIIGVIEVDKVQNDFLSALRSGGKFNRVIYPRENMVQEDDNTLLVFYIPEVRRQDKPIFLSGDIRKSFIRRGGGDERCTEDEIKRFIRDAADVRYDCEPVDLDPEHCFDAETVSWYRAVFKEHNSAYDESQSDIEFLHHWALVVEKGGELLPTRAALLLFGSGPVVRQILPRPVVDCQWINTDFSDSLPIERWADRLVCEDNIVRTWRNIVERFVHHAEKPFRIDPEMLHRQDHPPDYIAFRESMINILIHQDYAEHSKKPAVKFFRDRTILWNPGDSFASRNELLEPGEKEVRNPLIVSAFRRIRLSEQAGTGFRTIFRNWQELGRVPPIIDNDKGNKTFALTLLKEPLLSEEQLLFQASLGVRLSDPEAKTFAYICRQKNINLIDVKVVTNLSSAEAQAILVKLSTQALITPASSSSSTHYLLAKHLRERFGKAVSGTDQAEALPARLVSDQVQPRVTKLVTDQPVILKNLNDTQWKILAFCEAPRPMVDIMSHLQLTHRAFFRRKHLEPLIKGGVISMMHPDQPNHPGQAYVITEVGAKLLGGRIEVKNNSDGEGING, via the coding sequence ATGAATCGTGAAGAGCTTATAAAGCGCATTGGAGGCTATGAGTGGAACGATGTCGAGTTTAAAAGCGCGCAGCGTGGAGTTCCCGATGATGCCTATAAAACAGTGTCCGCCTTTTCAAATACCAGTGGTGGATGGTTGGTCTTTGGTGTGAAAGAGGCAAGCGGTATTTATGAAATTATAGGTGTTATTGAAGTAGACAAGGTCCAGAATGATTTTCTCAGCGCCTTGCGTTCGGGGGGTAAATTCAACCGCGTAATTTATCCTCGGGAAAATATGGTTCAAGAAGATGATAATACCCTTCTTGTATTTTATATTCCAGAAGTGCGCCGACAGGATAAGCCAATTTTCTTAAGTGGCGATATCAGAAAGTCCTTTATACGGCGTGGTGGTGGCGACGAGCGCTGTACGGAAGATGAAATAAAACGCTTTATCCGGGATGCGGCAGACGTAAGATATGATTGCGAGCCAGTCGATCTTGATCCTGAGCATTGCTTTGATGCCGAGACTGTCAGTTGGTATCGTGCGGTTTTCAAAGAACACAATTCAGCCTATGATGAGTCCCAGAGTGATATTGAGTTTCTCCACCACTGGGCCCTTGTCGTGGAGAAAGGGGGTGAGCTTCTTCCTACACGGGCGGCATTGCTGCTTTTCGGCTCAGGTCCTGTAGTTCGGCAGATATTACCAAGACCTGTCGTTGATTGTCAGTGGATTAATACAGATTTTTCAGATTCTTTACCTATTGAAAGATGGGCTGATAGACTTGTATGTGAAGATAATATAGTCCGTACATGGCGCAACATAGTAGAACGATTTGTTCATCACGCCGAGAAACCTTTTCGCATTGATCCTGAGATGTTGCATCGGCAAGATCATCCTCCCGACTACATCGCCTTTCGCGAATCAATGATCAACATATTGATTCACCAGGACTATGCAGAACATTCCAAAAAACCCGCGGTAAAGTTTTTCCGTGACCGAACAATTTTATGGAATCCGGGTGATTCCTTTGCATCCAGAAACGAATTGTTGGAGCCCGGCGAAAAAGAGGTGCGCAACCCCTTGATCGTATCTGCTTTTCGTAGAATCCGCTTAAGCGAGCAGGCGGGAACCGGATTTCGTACTATTTTTCGAAACTGGCAAGAGCTTGGTCGCGTTCCACCAATCATCGATAATGATAAAGGAAATAAAACCTTTGCTCTCACCCTTCTTAAAGAACCGCTTCTTTCTGAAGAACAACTTCTCTTCCAGGCAAGCCTTGGAGTTCGTTTGAGCGACCCCGAAGCCAAGACTTTTGCCTATATATGTCGGCAGAAAAATATAAATCTTATCGATGTGAAAGTGGTAACCAATCTTTCCTCTGCTGAAGCACAGGCAATATTGGTCAAACTATCCACGCAGGCATTGATAACGCCTGCGTCTAGTTCATCATCTACACATTATCTTTTGGCAAAACATTTAAGAGAGAGGTTCGGGAAAGCAGTCTCTGGCACTGATCAAGCTGAAGCTCTTCCTGCCAGGTTGGTCAGTGACCAAGTTCAACCACGAGTGACTAAGTTGGTCACTGATCAACCTGTTATTCTAAAAAATCTGAACGATACACAATGGAAAATACTTGCTTTTTGTGAAGCGCCTCGGCCTATGGTGGATATTATGAGCCACCTTCAGTTAACGCACCGTGCGTTTTTTCGCCGGAAACATTTAGAACCTTTGATAAAAGGCGGTGTCATAAGTATGATGCACCCGGATCAACCCAATCATCCTGGGCAAGCCTATGTTATTACTGAGGTTGGTGCAAAATTGTTGGGCGGGCGTATTGAAGTCAAGAATAATTCTGACGGGGAGGGTATCAATGGGTAA